In Bacteroidota bacterium, a single window of DNA contains:
- a CDS encoding T9SS type A sorting domain-containing protein: MSIYRFCRDIFYYKNKFRYFKTREGGLVYLIRLEVFNDSQFYYYYRLYHINHWGWAFGYNPYAYTASDPPASAWFDGSGDLVVQEEMQQWHIRLTDMTGRELYYGSPSRSGFIHFDIPLSGGVYVVSFYEPETGEVWHQKIIKEGYN; encoded by the coding sequence GTGTCAATCTACCGTTTTTGTCGCGATATTTTTTACTACAAAAACAAGTTTAGATATTTTAAGACCCGAGAGGGCGGTTTGGTTTATTTGATAAGGCTAGAGGTTTTTAACGATTCACAATTTTATTACTATTATCGTTTATACCACATCAACCACTGGGGTTGGGCATTCGGTTATAATCCTTATGCATACACTGCATCTGATCCGCCCGCAAGCGCATGGTTTGACGGGTCGGGTGATTTGGTGGTGCAGGAAGAGATGCAGCAATGGCATATCCGTCTCACAGATATGACCGGCAGAGAACTGTACTACGGCAGCCCTTCGCGTAGTGGCTTCATCCACTTTGACATACCCTTGTCAGGCGGGGTCTATGTAGTTTCATTCTATGAGCCGGAGACGGGCGAAGTTTGGCACCAAAAAATCATCAAAGAAGGCTATAACTAA